From a region of the Butyrivibrio sp. AE3004 genome:
- a CDS encoding CAP domain-containing protein, with translation MAKFLRTVLLSILFILVSASTVHAEDTLSLPVSGTYDQSGARSLLELVNNERAKIEGLSALSYDQELENAAMTRAMELSVCFNGSTRLDGTKWQTVLTNTSHASQLTAYGQSTPEAVLNAWMNGATNKAALLGSNYQYLGASHVTREGTTFWVIILRKDAGTADEKPAVNGIKSPRLNMTKNKVMSEIIPASSFTIGYGDTYDLSYLREQCSYAGAYSCNKKWSYSISGSISIGDDNIISITDKVITGIKTGYTSIAVERKTTGEKCVLPVTVTKKEITSNEINLDSQNYTFTGKEITPTVTVTVGEKKLTEGVDFVMVFKNNINVSSKGGYVTVTGLDNYDGTATKYFMIEAADISLGTLTLKNEKLLYTGKPIIPEYIVTFNKETLKEDSDYVCKLSDNTNVGTANLTVYGIGNYKGKITGTFTIYTEQKPSDTPSSDTPSSASEQVPSTDPATTEEDNKTKTNEIISTSIKKTKIVSATASKNKISVRWKKTSKIDGYEIQYSTSKKFEPSKTVSKKYKKSKSKAVIKKLKSNKTYYVRMRSFKKSANNIICSSWSKTIKIRIK, from the coding sequence ATGGCGAAATTCTTAAGAACTGTTCTCTTGTCAATTCTTTTCATATTAGTAAGTGCATCTACCGTTCATGCAGAAGATACTTTGTCATTACCTGTTTCCGGAACGTACGATCAAAGCGGTGCAAGATCCCTATTAGAGCTTGTTAATAATGAACGTGCAAAAATTGAGGGTCTCTCTGCTCTGTCCTATGATCAGGAGCTTGAAAATGCGGCAATGACAAGGGCTATGGAGCTCTCTGTGTGTTTTAATGGTTCTACACGACTTGACGGAACCAAATGGCAGACTGTCCTTACAAATACTTCACATGCCAGTCAGCTTACTGCTTATGGGCAATCCACTCCCGAAGCAGTTCTTAACGCCTGGATGAACGGAGCTACGAACAAAGCTGCTCTGCTTGGCAGTAATTATCAATACCTTGGTGCTTCTCATGTAACAAGAGAAGGCACTACTTTTTGGGTCATCATTTTAAGAAAAGATGCCGGGACAGCCGATGAAAAACCGGCAGTTAACGGCATAAAAAGTCCCAGGCTCAATATGACAAAAAATAAAGTTATGAGCGAAATTATTCCTGCATCTTCCTTCACCATTGGCTACGGGGATACTTATGATCTGTCATATTTAAGAGAACAGTGCTCATATGCGGGTGCCTATTCATGCAATAAAAAATGGTCCTATTCCATCAGCGGATCCATAAGCATTGGCGATGACAACATTATATCCATTACTGACAAAGTCATTACAGGCATAAAAACCGGATACACAAGCATAGCCGTTGAACGTAAAACCACCGGTGAAAAATGCGTTTTACCTGTAACCGTTACCAAAAAAGAAATTACATCAAACGAAATTAACCTGGATTCGCAAAACTACACCTTCACCGGCAAAGAGATCACCCCAACCGTTACCGTAACCGTTGGTGAAAAAAAGCTGACCGAAGGCGTAGATTTTGTCATGGTCTTCAAGAATAACATAAATGTATCCTCAAAAGGAGGCTATGTAACAGTCACAGGACTCGACAATTATGACGGTACCGCAACCAAATATTTCATGATTGAAGCTGCAGACATCAGCTTAGGTACTCTGACCTTAAAAAATGAAAAACTACTATATACCGGAAAACCCATCATTCCTGAGTATATAGTCACTTTTAACAAGGAAACTCTTAAAGAGGACTCTGATTATGTCTGCAAACTATCCGACAACACAAATGTTGGAACGGCAAATCTCACCGTTTATGGTATTGGCAATTATAAGGGTAAAATAACCGGTACATTTACCATTTATACTGAGCAGAAACCTTCCGATACTCCAAGCTCCGACACCCCCTCTTCTGCTTCTGAACAAGTACCTTCCACAGACCCTGCTACTACAGAGGAAGACAATAAAACTAAAACAAATGAAATAATATCCACTTCAATTAAAAAGACAAAAATCGTTTCCGCTACCGCCTCTAAAAATAAGATTTCAGTACGATGGAAGAAAACCTCAAAAATTGACGGGTATGAAATTCAGTATTCTACAAGCAAAAAATTCGAGCCTTCCAAAACAGTTTCAAAAAAGTATAAGAAGTCAAAAAGCAAGGCTGTAATAAAGAAGCTAAAAAGCAACAAAACATACTATGTAAGAATGAGAAGCTTCAAGAAATCAGCAAATAATATTATCTGTTCTTCATGGTCAAAAACGATAAAAATCAGAATCAAATAA
- a CDS encoding GTP-binding protein, whose translation MTKIDIISGFLGAGKTTLIKKLLKEALAGTKTVLIENEFGEIGIDGGFLKESGIDIREMNSGCICCSLVGDFGTSLKEVMDTYSPERILIEPSGVGKLSDVMRAIQNVADGEDELSMNSAVTVVDVSKAKVYIKNFGEFFTNQIENAGTILLTRTDKADAAKIETAVELIRQHNPKATIITTPLDQLDGKEILDTFEGNHDLEAELLKEVLAQKAEEHHHHHDHGAEKYTDEEGVTVYRAHEHHHDEDEHDHDHEHEHDHDHEHEHEHDHDHDYEHEHEHEHHHDHDHEHEHHHDHEHDHEHEHEHHHDHDHEHDHHHHDADDIFTSWGMETPAKYTKDEIEAMLSRLEEEEKFGIVLRAKGMVPAENGGWIEFDYVPGEPVVRDGAADVTGKFCVIGAELNQDNLEKLFRRKL comes from the coding sequence ATGACAAAGATAGATATTATATCCGGATTCCTCGGAGCAGGAAAGACGACCCTTATAAAAAAGCTTCTTAAAGAAGCACTTGCAGGAACAAAGACAGTACTTATTGAAAATGAGTTCGGCGAAATAGGTATTGATGGCGGATTCTTAAAGGAATCTGGAATCGATATCAGAGAGATGAATTCCGGATGTATCTGCTGTTCACTTGTAGGTGATTTTGGTACTTCACTTAAGGAAGTTATGGATACATATTCACCTGAGAGAATCCTTATTGAGCCTTCGGGAGTAGGTAAGCTTTCAGATGTTATGCGTGCGATTCAGAATGTTGCAGACGGAGAGGATGAACTTTCAATGAACAGCGCTGTAACAGTTGTAGATGTCAGCAAGGCTAAGGTTTATATAAAGAACTTTGGTGAATTCTTCACTAATCAGATTGAAAACGCAGGAACTATTCTTCTTACAAGAACGGATAAAGCTGATGCTGCAAAGATTGAAACTGCAGTTGAGCTTATTCGTCAGCACAATCCTAAGGCTACAATTATAACTACACCTTTGGATCAGCTTGACGGAAAAGAAATCCTTGATACTTTTGAAGGTAACCATGACCTTGAAGCAGAACTCTTAAAGGAGGTTCTTGCTCAGAAAGCAGAGGAACATCACCATCATCATGACCACGGCGCAGAAAAATACACTGACGAGGAAGGTGTAACCGTATATAGAGCTCACGAGCATCACCATGATGAAGATGAGCATGATCACGATCACGAGCATGAACATGACCACGATCATGAGCATGAGCATGAACACGACCATGACCACGATTATGAGCATGAACACGAACATGAACATCATCACGACCATGATCACGAGCACGAACATCATCACGACCATGAGCATGATCATGAACACGAACACGAACATCATCACGACCACGATCATGAGCATGACCATCATCATCATGATGCAGATGATATCTTCACAAGCTGGGGAATGGAGACTCCTGCTAAATATACCAAGGACGAAATCGAGGCAATGCTCAGCAGACTTGAGGAAGAGGAAAAATTCGGTATTGTTCTTCGTGCAAAGGGTATGGTTCCCGCTGAAAACGGCGGTTGGATCGAGTTTGATTATGTTCCCGGCGAACCTGTTGTAAGAGACGGAGCTGCTGATGTTACAGGTAAGTTCTGTGTTATCGGGGCTGAACTTAACCAGGATAATCTGGAGAAGCTGTTCAGAAGAAAGCTGTAA
- a CDS encoding TIGR03943 family putative permease subunit produces the protein MAELSMFGRKREKKMKPVYVINGFLDSGKTDFFKYTLAQPYFKTKGQTLLIVCEEGENEYDEKLLTMTNTVLETIEEEEDFTPATLMALEAKYDPERVLIEYNGMWNFKNFRLPKAWRLEQQITIIDASSFELYFTNMKSLLSEQLRNSELILFNRCDGIEDLATFKRNVKAINQKADIIFEDMNGEVDVTLDEDLPFDLNADPIELNNFGYGMFYLDALEHVDRYEGKTVRFTAMVAKPFDMADNAFVPGRMAMTCCAEDMQFLGFKCEYEDAQKLKEKEWIKVTAKVRKALVPEYQGEGPLLSVVELEHVTEPANPVIDFSNPEV, from the coding sequence ATGGCAGAATTATCAATGTTTGGAAGGAAAAGAGAAAAGAAAATGAAACCGGTATATGTAATAAATGGATTTCTTGATAGTGGCAAGACCGACTTTTTCAAGTACACTCTTGCACAACCCTACTTTAAAACAAAGGGACAGACTCTTCTTATTGTTTGCGAGGAAGGTGAGAATGAATATGATGAAAAATTACTCACTATGACCAATACTGTTCTTGAAACAATAGAGGAAGAGGAAGACTTTACACCGGCTACTTTGATGGCGCTGGAAGCAAAATATGATCCTGAGAGAGTGCTTATTGAGTACAACGGCATGTGGAATTTTAAAAACTTCCGTCTGCCCAAAGCCTGGAGGCTTGAACAGCAAATTACAATAATCGATGCATCAAGCTTTGAGCTTTATTTTACAAATATGAAATCACTTCTCTCGGAGCAGCTTAGAAATTCAGAACTTATTCTGTTTAACAGATGCGATGGAATAGAAGACCTTGCGACTTTTAAGAGAAATGTAAAGGCAATCAATCAGAAGGCAGACATTATTTTCGAGGATATGAACGGCGAGGTTGATGTAACACTTGATGAAGATCTTCCTTTTGATTTAAATGCAGATCCAATAGAACTCAACAATTTTGGATATGGAATGTTTTATCTTGATGCTCTTGAGCATGTGGACCGTTATGAAGGAAAAACAGTCAGATTTACTGCAATGGTTGCAAAGCCTTTTGATATGGCGGACAATGCTTTTGTTCCGGGAAGAATGGCTATGACATGCTGTGCAGAGGACATGCAGTTCCTTGGTTTTAAGTGTGAGTATGAGGATGCTCAAAAGCTCAAGGAAAAAGAATGGATAAAGGTTACGGCCAAAGTGAGAAAAGCACTTGTTCCCGAATATCAGGGAGAGGGACCGCTTCTTAGTGTAGTAGAGCTTGAGCATGTTACGGAACCTGCCAATCCGGTAATTGATTTTTCCAATCCGGAGGTCTGA